The Flavobacterium marginilacus genome window below encodes:
- a CDS encoding thioredoxin domain-containing protein produces the protein MKIKQLYLFIISFIVFSCSGQTSTNVKTIDVTSYSEKIKATPNAQILDVRTPDEYAKGHIENSDNVDFLSSTFVLKTDKYDKTKPVFVYCKSGGRSAKASAKLAELGFTSIYNLDGGMLKWEAAGLAKPDTKIIGICSQEYAELLKSDKKIVVNFYAPWCAPCKKMEPYILKMQKEMADKVTIIRLNADENKTIMQELKISELPTLLLYEKQAVKWQKSGFVSEEELKTQLQ, from the coding sequence ATGAAAATCAAACAACTCTATTTATTCATCATATCCTTCATTGTTTTCTCCTGCAGCGGACAAACATCGACAAATGTTAAAACCATTGATGTTACCTCTTATTCTGAAAAAATAAAAGCCACTCCAAACGCACAAATTCTGGACGTCCGCACACCCGATGAATATGCAAAAGGACATATTGAAAACTCAGATAATGTTGACTTTCTCAGCAGCACTTTTGTTTTAAAAACAGATAAATACGACAAAACAAAACCCGTGTTTGTATACTGCAAAAGCGGCGGAAGAAGTGCAAAAGCATCTGCAAAACTAGCCGAACTGGGTTTTACCTCTATTTACAATCTTGACGGCGGAATGCTCAAATGGGAAGCTGCAGGACTGGCAAAACCAGACACCAAAATCATCGGTATCTGCAGTCAGGAATATGCTGAACTGTTAAAATCCGATAAAAAAATAGTAGTAAACTTTTATGCACCTTGGTGTGCTCCCTGCAAAAAAATGGAGCCTTACATTCTAAAAATGCAGAAAGAAATGGCCGATAAAGTAACCATCATCCGCCTGAATGCCGACGAAAACAAAACCATTATGCAGGAACTAAAAATCAGTGAACTTCCTACTCTGCTTTTATACGAAAAACAAGCCGTAAAGTGGCAAAAATCAGGATTCGTGAGTGAAGAAGAATTAAAAACCCAATTACAATAA
- a CDS encoding DUF2461 domain-containing protein, with amino-acid sequence MLSKDTLQFLEDLKANNNRDWFLENKKRYEAVKKDYHQLVGSLLDTLKPLDPSLEMLEVKNCVFRINRDVRFSKDKSPYKTNLGIWISAGSKHTEASGYYLHIENGKCFVGGGMYCPQPDQLQKIRKEIHFFYDDLVEILNDKKFQSVYQSLNRDENSTLKNPPKGYDKEDPAIEFLKLKSFTATQSFDTKLVTQKDFVATMAEKMLALKPFNNFIERALYTE; translated from the coding sequence ATGCTCTCAAAAGACACCTTACAATTCCTCGAAGATTTAAAAGCCAACAACAACCGTGATTGGTTTCTCGAAAATAAAAAACGTTACGAAGCCGTAAAAAAAGACTACCATCAACTGGTAGGTTCTTTACTCGACACATTGAAACCTCTAGATCCTTCGCTGGAAATGCTGGAAGTCAAAAACTGCGTTTTCAGAATTAACCGCGACGTTCGTTTTTCCAAAGACAAATCTCCTTACAAAACAAATTTGGGAATCTGGATTTCTGCAGGTTCAAAACACACCGAAGCTTCGGGTTATTATCTTCATATAGAAAACGGAAAATGTTTTGTTGGCGGCGGAATGTATTGCCCTCAGCCGGATCAGCTTCAAAAAATCAGGAAAGAAATCCATTTTTTCTATGATGATCTGGTCGAAATCCTAAATGACAAAAAATTCCAGTCCGTTTACCAAAGTCTAAACAGAGACGAAAATTCGACTTTAAAAAATCCGCCAAAAGGCTACGACAAAGAAGATCCAGCGATTGAATTTTTGAAATTAAAAAGCTTTACGGCAACGCAGTCATTCGATACCAAATTGGTTACACAAAAAGATTTTGTTGCGACAATGGCAGAAAAAATGCTAGCCTTAAAACCTTTCAATAATTTTATCGAAAGAGCTTTATACACTGAATAA
- a CDS encoding PDDEXK nuclease domain-containing protein produces MEKSHNFKETLPENIAEYANEILKSSYNLGFLGITKSLKERELENRLVEKIKQFILELGKGFSFIGNQYRLEYNEKEYFVDMLFFHRDLKSLVAIELKIGEFQPEYIGKMNFYLTLLDKFERKTDENQPIGIILCADKNHLDVEIALQDINKPIGVAEYQLLLPKNQLEELIKKELEQKENN; encoded by the coding sequence TTGGAAAAAAGTCATAATTTTAAAGAAACATTACCCGAAAATATAGCAGAATATGCAAACGAAATACTAAAAAGCAGTTACAATTTAGGTTTCTTGGGCATTACAAAAAGCTTAAAAGAACGAGAATTGGAAAATCGGCTAGTCGAAAAAATAAAACAATTTATTTTAGAACTCGGCAAAGGTTTTTCATTTATTGGCAATCAATATCGTTTGGAATATAATGAGAAAGAATATTTTGTAGATATGCTATTCTTTCATCGGGACTTGAAATCACTTGTAGCCATTGAACTAAAAATTGGTGAATTTCAACCTGAATATATCGGAAAAATGAATTTCTATTTAACCCTGCTAGACAAATTTGAACGAAAAACTGATGAAAATCAGCCCATCGGAATTATTTTGTGTGCCGACAAAAATCATCTAGATGTAGAAATTGCACTCCAAGACATCAACAAACCGATTGGCGTAGCTGAATATCAGTTATTATTGCCCAAAAACCAATTGGAAGAATTAATCAAAAAAGAATTGGAACAGAAAGAAAACAACTAA
- a CDS encoding IS4 family transposase codes for MANITLFSQIISKLDRSKFSKIVSKKQSDRHNKGFSSWNHLVSMLFCQFAKSQSVRDISNGLRSATGNLNHLGINKAPSKSSISYQNKNRSHELFKEYYFELLQSLGQHPKFKQVKFRIKSKIFLLDSTTISLCLSLFDWAKYKRAKGAVKMHTLLDFDGNLPAYINITNGKTADNKGAYEIPLLKGSVIVADRFYNDFSLLNIWDSNEVFFVIRHKENLQFTTVKENDLPENRHQHIIKDELIELKNEPSKIKYPKQLRRVAVWNEENGQVIELITNQFHWSPNTISELYKSRWQVEIFFRDIKQLLHIKSFIGTSENAVMIQIWTALITILILKALKAQSKFDWYLSNLVAFIRLNLFVKIDLQKWLNKPFEEHIEPPPENIQGVLF; via the coding sequence ATGGCAAATATAACTTTGTTTTCTCAAATAATTTCAAAATTAGACCGCTCAAAATTCAGTAAAATAGTTTCGAAGAAACAAAGTGACAGGCACAATAAAGGATTCAGTAGTTGGAATCATTTAGTTTCAATGCTTTTCTGTCAGTTTGCAAAGAGTCAATCTGTTCGAGATATCAGCAATGGTCTTCGTTCAGCTACTGGAAACTTAAATCATCTTGGAATCAATAAGGCTCCCTCGAAATCTTCGATTAGCTATCAAAATAAAAATCGTTCCCACGAACTCTTTAAAGAGTATTATTTTGAATTGCTCCAAAGTTTAGGACAGCATCCCAAATTTAAACAAGTGAAATTCAGAATAAAGTCAAAGATTTTTTTATTAGACTCAACCACCATCAGTTTATGCTTAAGTTTGTTTGATTGGGCAAAATACAAAAGAGCCAAAGGAGCTGTTAAAATGCACACACTGCTTGATTTTGATGGTAATCTGCCTGCTTATATCAATATTACCAATGGAAAAACAGCTGATAATAAAGGAGCTTACGAAATTCCTCTTTTAAAAGGAAGTGTGATTGTTGCCGACCGATTTTATAATGACTTCTCCCTTTTGAATATTTGGGACAGCAACGAGGTCTTTTTTGTAATTAGACATAAAGAGAATTTACAATTTACTACAGTGAAAGAAAATGATCTGCCTGAAAACCGTCATCAGCATATTATCAAAGACGAATTGATTGAATTGAAAAATGAGCCCTCAAAAATAAAATACCCAAAACAATTACGACGTGTCGCGGTATGGAATGAAGAAAATGGGCAAGTTATAGAACTCATTACAAATCAGTTTCATTGGTCTCCCAACACCATTAGTGAGTTATACAAAAGCAGATGGCAAGTAGAAATCTTTTTCAGAGACATAAAGCAGCTGCTTCACATAAAATCATTTATAGGAACATCAGAAAATGCGGTTATGATTCAAATCTGGACAGCATTAATCACCATTCTCATTCTTAAAGCATTAAAAGCACAATCTAAATTTGATTGGTATTTGTCCAATTTAGTAGCTTTCATTCGTTTAAATCTTTTCGTTAAAATTGACCTGCAAAAATGGCTGAACAAACCCTTTGAGGAACACATAGAACCTCCCCCAGAAAATATACAGGGGGTTCTGTTTTAA